Within Garra rufa chromosome 9, GarRuf1.0, whole genome shotgun sequence, the genomic segment TATGTACCCTTATGTTGAATGTTTGTTTTTGGTAACGTGTTCTCTGTGGTAATACAGAAATGATTAGAATTTAGAAATGTAGAAATTCTACAGAtaacattttaatatgtaattagaCACCATTAAATTGGTACACACCATACAAAAAGTGCTTGATTTTATGCACTTATTAATAATAGGAGCAGGGAAACCAGCAAGTTTCAGTGTATTTCACCTCATGTAAAAGACTGTTTGTAAATGAACACATTTCCTTGTAAATTTCTGCAAATAGTCACGTTTAAAAGACTTAGTTGGAACGTTTACAATAATGTGGAAGTTAAACAAAAACTTTAGACTTGGACTTGGAAAAAGAACTGTATTAGCAGTTGATTCAATTGTTgtaatttgaaatgttttacttatCACAttgattacttttattattttaaaccaaTTTATTGATGTGTTTGGAGATTTCCTTCctgatttacactaccagtcaaaaatgttgggatttttaatgttatttaccgtctattttgctcaccaagcctgcatttatttgatacaaagtacagcaaaaaccgtaacattttaaaatgattttaccatttaaaataactgctttctaatcaatatttaaacagttgagtacatttcaaaacagttgagtatctttttttcaggattctttgagtaagattcaaagatcagcatttatctgaaataaaatgcttttgtaacatacactaccaAAGTCAGTAGTCAGAataattttttgggggaaagaaattattattattatttatttttttaatttaaaaaggatgctttaagttgatcaaaagtgatgaaaaagacatagtttacaaaatatttctatttcagataaatgctgttcttctgaactttctattcatgaaagaaacctgaaaaaaaaaagttatttgagcagcaaatcagaaaattagaatgatttctgaaggattgggGTGATGGTGCTaaaacagctttgaaatcacaggaataaattacattttaaaatatattcaaatagaaaatggttaatttaaatagtaacatatacagtatacaaataattcaaaattgtttttgctgtattttggatcaaataaatgcaggcttgatgagcagaagagacttctttaaaaaaccctAAAATCTTATGTGtaataacttttgactggtagtgtatcttccAAAAATCCTATATTTGAGACATTAGGAGTCAGCAGTGTTGTAGGATCACTGTGAAAGTGTGTTAACGATGCTCACTCATATGTTCTGTATGTGTCACCACATTGTTTGTGTGGTGAAGCTTGTGGACGGAGAAGCAATGCTGCATTTGGAGTCAGACCACAGGACAGTAGCGTCTGGGTGTCATCATTGTAGCACCGTTGTGGAAATGCACTAATGATGTTATATGGTGCAGCACCCAGTCCTCTGTCGAAAGAGATTTAAATTGTAATCttactgaaaaaaaacaacaattctGCAGTAATTCTGCCTATGAATATAGACAGCATACATTCATTTTGGGCAAAATAGTGTTAAAGAAATTTCAGCCGAAAACTAAAATTGACTCATTTTCAGGCAATCCAGTATGTAGATGtagtgtttgtttcttcatcagaacggATTTGGAAAAAtgttgcattacatcacttgctcaccagtggatcctcttcagtgaatgggtgccgtcagaatgagtccaaacagctgataaaaatattgcaatattgctttcttcagtgaaaatgtttcctctgaatcaggagagaaatatgcacagatctaAACCAGTTCTAAACGAATGTTTATCTATTTTGAAGGAAGAGGAcgacaggagatggactttttcactggaagaaGTGTTATGGATTATGGCCAGAAtttatggtttaaagttaaaacatccTAATtttttaatgatagatttgtttcttagaaatatgcagcttttcacttcacaaggcaTTAATTGCTGGACTGGAGTCCAGTACagtatggattattgtgatgtttttaccagctgtttggactttaattttgacggcacccattcactgcagaggatccactgagGAGAAAATGATTTtatgctacatttcttcaaatctcttctaataaaagaaaaaacactcTACATATATATCTAAGATGGCCtgataatgaataataaaaaaaatctttttaagtatttctttagtttataaactTTATTATTGATATATTTCAGTATTTAATTAATTACAAGTACATTTATaatctacatttttaataataaataagttgCCTACATATGGAGCGTGTTTGATATTTTAAGGGATTAGTTCATTTcgagaataaacatttcctgataatttactcactcccatgtcatgcaagatgttcatgtgtttctttgtccgtcaaaaagaaattaaggttttagaggaatacattccaggatttttctccatatagtggacttcaatggtggccaacggtttgaagatccaaattgcaattttaatgcagggctctacatgatcccagtcagggaataagtgtcttatgtagtgaaatgattgatcattatctaaaaaaaaaatcatgggatcatgtagagccctttgaagctgcattaaactgcagtttggaccttcaacccattgaccaccattgaagtccactatatggagaaaaatcctggaatgtattcctcaaaaacctttatctttttaactaaagaaagacattttggatgacaggagagagagtaaattatcagaatttttaatttttataggtAGTCATATCTCAAACCTTTTCAGGTCCAAATAGTGACGGAGATCTCCAATGGTCTCAGTGAAGTACATTTTCATCATAAACGTTTCCACGCCATCCTCAGACTTCAGTCGTAGTGTGGTGATGTCTTTTGCTGATTGTGTAGAGTCTGTCTCACTGAATCCGTGAATAAGTTAATGATTAAAGTCCAGAACTCAACTTTTATGCTATCTTTAAAAGTTTTTCTGTTTGGTCATGAATTTAAGATGATTAGGATTTTGATACCATTCTCTCAAGGCCTGCAGAGCAGATGTTTCCACAGTTGTTGCCGAGTGACTTTTGACACCATCAGGAAAGCCCTTGACAAAACCAAAGTCAGTTCAGTTGGAAATGTGACTGAATGACCCTAAACAGGACAGACTTAAACAAGAGTGTACTGACCAGTAGATGAGCCTTGATTGAGTCACGTATACTTATCACTTTGCCTTCCTTCACCACATTCTCTGGGAGCTTCCGCAAGAACTGTTCCATTGAGAGCTTTTTGCCTAAATGCCACACAAAATGGCAATTTAAAATCCGTTTTGAAATATAATCCATTAACTGTTAAATCATACCAAAATCATGATCAGACCTGGTATCTGACTGTGTTTTGGTGCTGGGGGACTGGTCTGCTCAGATCTGTCCACCGAATGCCTTCCTGCTCCATCTATAGATTGTCCTCTTCCAGGAAACACAGTCCCTGGTCGCCTAACTATGAACTCCTCATCTCTTTGGTCATGAACCTGTTTAGTGTGGTTTGTGAGaaggtctgtgagaaatctgaaacaaatcggccactggggggcaatatcgcatttttcaaggatGTAAACGAATGTGCATTAAAGGGTTTTTCGAACATAAAGGCGATATTCATGTCATACAATAGAattcctcattctggacaactttgcctctagaaccactgctgtcaatcaattggtttgttaaatgattaagaagatgtaaaaaaccaCCTGattcttttgtgaactagtccaaGGTAccttttgggaagctataacggggtcgtttagaaaaggggcctattCAAATTTACCCAagtcctataaagcctaaaggaaaactaaaaaaaatcatgaaacttgCTGAGCACAggtgacaggtgattctaaacaagcatgcaatgaAGGCCTCCCAAAGTGAAGTGATGcagttgtgtaagaaaaatatccagaattaaaacttttaaaaccgtaatctctagcttccgctagcTATCGTACATGAGAGTGGTTTTTCCAGCAGATGActtaagctctggtgagaatatgctagccTCATGAGAACCAAGTCTTGTTTACAGCAAAGTAAAACCAGTCtgctcttggcttatatcaaaatccttgttttgtacttctaattcgtgactggtgttttgttttgctctctcttcGCTTCTGctgatgctgccttcatgtgatatgggaaagatgatgctttccacttgtgaagtggaaattaccagtgtgtcgtgctcaggtgcttttgttgtcgtagtgaagagaaacatggcggactcgcaaTTTGTCCTCACAATTtgaccaaataaaataacatgagaaaattgcctccttcagaacactgtaccgcacagcaccctactggaggcgagccacgacaagctagcatcttctcttaacggtatttttaaagacaacactacgtttaaatagcgacgttattaaaatcctttatgccccagcattatgggggctacaaactaaccaactaaacagcagagaacttttaacatcatgcaatgcttatcattcagtatagtttcgttgctgtccgccatgttgaaaggtcaaagtttatcccatctcggcaactcgggtatcataaatttcgagctttccagtggaaattacaacgtgagtgggtgttcatgtgcaatttagatgtcggattttggtatttaccataattacgatagcacatgaaggcagcattacaCTACGCCTACGTCATCAGCTGGAACCGTCACACTCTCGTGAAGAATGCCCACCCTCTTCCGTTAGCTGAAGCTGAAGATTATGCTTTATAAAGTTTTGACTATGGATATTTTTctaaatgcatcaattcactttaggacacctttattaacccccagagccatgtggagttgtatttatgatggatggatgcactttattcgacttcaaaatctcaacacccatttactgccattataaagcttggaagagtcagggcatttttttaatataactccaattgtatttgtctgaaagaataagatggcttgaaggtgagtatatcatcttcatttttgggtgaactatccctttaaattgaccaaattaATCATAGGGATGATATAACTGCATTAATCCACAGTCCACACCTGGAAGGGCACACCATTAGGAAACCTTTCCTGAAGCTCAGAAGGAAAAAACCCATCCATCAAGTCTTGCATGCAGTCCTGCAACAAGAAGAGAAAGGAACAATAGATTTGATGATCCATCTAAAGTAAACGGAAGCTGGCTGTGGAAAAGATATGGTGTTTATATAGTCAAACTAAGTGATCTAAGTCCAAAGCAAGAAAACAACTGGACCTGTGTGCTTGGGTCTTGATAGGAGCGGAATGGACCACTGAACATGACAATGCCGTTTCTGTAGAGCCAAAGAGGTATTGAAGACTTCTGTGAAAGTTTGGCTCCACCAGGAATAGCAGTCACATGGGACTCCCCTTCTCCTGCTGCAAAGTTCAGTTCCTGGATGTTCTGCAGGACCAGGTCAAAGTTCATTTTGAAACTCTTGCGTGCATTAGTTGCTCCAGGACGTTGGCTCGTGTTCTTCTGCTCATCGTGTTCTTCATAACTTCCAACCCAGATCATTCCATAATCATTTAGAAACTTCTGTGTGGGTGGGGAAATGGCATTCTGTTGAGTTCAAATAGCTATTTCTGTGTAATTATACAGTCAGGAAtcgcctttgttttgttttctgcatACTATGACGAACATCTGCACACATAACCGGTTCAAAGAAATGTCATCATACAGCTCTCAACAATCACGCAAAGCTGCTCACCTCCATTTCCCACACTTGGTTTTGAAGCTTGAGGCACAATTTAACCAGTTCTTCATCTTGGTTCTCGTTACCTGTCGATTTCTCTAAAGCCAATGACAAACACATTTGTTTAGACAACATTTTATATGACTGCTGAAGTGGTTAATAATGTCTTGATGTTTTACTCTGggctttgtttttgttatttcacTTTAATAAGTCTCATTAAATTCTTATAAATGTAATGTTGATGAGAATTATCCATCTCAGGCATGgccaaatattattttttgt encodes:
- the ubxn11 gene encoding UBX domain-containing protein 11, encoding MSSPLSTLRKNKRAPLPDIQSDGERKPYKERSDTDYEAELFREIFPQNQHVPHITDSLSTVRSKVVQKKKAKEAPPSDFELMSSMMQKIVQLERKVKTQAVDIEQKARRIAVLEEKLNILQEAKEKSTGNENQDEELVKLCLKLQNQVWEMEKFLNDYGMIWVGSYEEHDEQKNTSQRPGATNARKSFKMNFDLVLQNIQELNFAAGEGESHVTAIPGGAKLSQKSSIPLWLYRNGIVMFSGPFRSYQDPSTQDCMQDLMDGFFPSELQERFPNGVPFQVHDQRDEEFIVRRPGTVFPGRGQSIDGAGRHSVDRSEQTSPPAPKHSQIPGKKLSMEQFLRKLPENVVKEGKVISIRDSIKAHLLGFPDGVKSHSATTVETSALQALRECETDSTQSAKDITTLRLKSEDGVETFMMKMYFTETIGDLRHYLDLKRGLGAAPYNIISAFPQRCYNDDTQTLLSCGLTPNAALLLRPQASPHKQCGDTYRTYE